One segment of Tamlana crocina DNA contains the following:
- the msrB gene encoding peptide-methionine (R)-S-oxide reductase MsrB, translating into MLTWKDIINFSVNGNPKPDRRVEKPEEEWKAQLTPEQFRITREKGTERPHSGALCAAYEAGQYNCVCCDTPLFDSTIKFNSGTGWPSFTQPIEENAIKYEKDSSFGMVRVEVMCNTCDAHLGHVFPDGPEPSGLRYCINSESMTLKKEKVND; encoded by the coding sequence ATGCTTACTTGGAAAGACATTATAAATTTTTCGGTTAACGGAAACCCAAAACCCGATAGGCGGGTGGAAAAACCAGAGGAAGAATGGAAAGCGCAACTCACTCCAGAACAATTTAGGATTACGAGGGAGAAAGGGACCGAGCGTCCGCACAGTGGTGCACTGTGTGCTGCCTATGAAGCGGGGCAATATAATTGCGTGTGTTGCGACACCCCACTTTTCGATTCTACCATAAAGTTTAATTCAGGAACAGGTTGGCCTAGTTTTACCCAGCCTATTGAGGAAAATGCTATTAAGTACGAGAAAGACAGTTCGTTTGGAATGGTTAGGGTAGAAGTCATGTGCAATACTTGCGATGCGCATTTAGGGCACGTTTTTCCCGATGGTCCTGAGCCTAGCGGATTACGATATTGTATCAATTCAGAATCAATGACATTAAAAAAAGAAAAAGTAAATGACTGA